Below is a genomic region from Enterobacter hormaechei subsp. xiangfangensis.
TTAAGCATACGGATTATGCTTATCAATCAGTAACATATAAAATGGAGTTTATATGAAAGAGAATATTTATACAGATAATATAGATCTATCCAAAACTTCCCGCCGTGGTAGTTTTAATAAAAGGAAATTCCCTTCAGAAGCAGTAAGAAGCTATTGTGTCAGTGTCCGTTTGAATGTTGAAGAACTGCACCTCCTGAATATTAAGCGAGGCTCTTATAAAAAGGGAGAGTGGCTTCGTATGGCTTCCCTTCAAAAGTTACCTCCTGTTATTCCAGCGATTAATACCAAAGCATGGATAGCTTTAACCGACATATCGCAAAAACTAAATCGCATTGCGGCCCACATAGATGGTAAGAGCAAAGATAGTCACCTTACTCATACAGAGCTTTTCGCTGTGAAGCGACAACTTGAAGAGCTTCGCACTAATCTTTTAAGTGACAGTATCTGGAGCCTCCCGAATGAAGGGTATGCGGAAGATTCGCAGGGGTAAGAACTTTGCTGGTGTGGTCCAATACGCATTGAAACCGGGAGAACATCATAAAAGCGATCCAATCGTAATCGGGGGCAATATGCTGAGTGATTCAGCCTTTGAACTGATTGCGGAATTTGATGGTACCAAACAGCTTCGGCCAGATGTTCAGAAGGCCGTTTGGCACAACTCGCTTCGATTACCCGATGGTGAATCACTAACGGCTGAACAATGGTCCAGCATCGCAGATGACTATATGAGGAGAATGGGATTCAGTGATACCCATCTCCGTTGCTATGTCTTACATGACGACGATGGCCAGCACATACACATTATCGCAAGTCGCATAGATCTCAATGGTGGGAAGCTCTACTTGGGTAGGAACGAAAACCTCATTAGCACACAGATCATCAGTAAACTCGAAGTCGCTCATGGCCTGACAGTGACCAAAACGGCATCTCCCACCTCGCAAGCACAACCGAAGCGGAAGAGAGTGTCCCGTAATGAGAAAATGCTATCGGAACGAACCGGGGTGCTTTCACCAAGAGAAGCTCTGCAGCAGATACTTGATAAAAGTTTATCTGATAAGCCGGACCTTCTAACTTTCACAAAACGAATGGAAGAAGCAGAAGTCGGCTGGACGGCGAATGTCGCTTCAACCGGGAAAATGAACGGGTTCTCATTCTCCTACCGCGATATAGCTTTCAAAGCTTCGCAGTTAGGCAAGGGTTACTCCTGGGCAAATCTTCAAAAGCAACTTAACTACAACCCTGATCACTTAGAAGCTATACGAGCGACCAAGGAGGCTATCCCTGCTCCTGCTCCTGCTCCTGCTCCTGCTCCTGCTCCTGCTCCTGCTCCTGCTCCTGCTCCTGCTCCTGCTCCTGCTCCTGCTCCTGCTCCTGCTCCTGCAACGATTTTAAGGACAGCAGAGAGAAGGGAAAGTATCGGTGGAAAAATTGCAGAACTGGACTTACGGCTCAGAGAAGACAAACGGAACGAAATCGTAGAAAAGATTCTTCAAAAGAATGCCGTCAAACAGCAAAAACATCTCAGGCTCAGTAGCTGGTTTCCCTTTTTACAACGGCTCATAGAGCTTCTCCGAAGCTACGGTAAGAGCATTCTTCACAAACCCCACCCTGGATTTTCAAAACTCTATGCAACCCGACTTCTACATAAAGAAAGGAAAATTCATTTATAGACAACAGCTTACAGCTTACCCCTGACAGCAATATTATTTTTTTAGTAGTAAATTTAGGATATGTCAAAAATAAATTGATCGTTATTACAGATCGATAATCAATTTATGATAGCCATTACCTATCGTGAGTCTTTTATCGATCGGTACAAGCAATTTTACTAAAGCGAGTCAGTCATCGAGAATCCCTACAAACAGCAGTAAATCTTCCACTCTGGGGTTGCTATGAAAAACGAAACAATTAAGTGCCCGTTCTGCTTTCAGGAGAGTCCGTTTGGTGTCCGTGTCTGCACTGGCTGTCATTCAACTATTAGATATGGAGCCGTTTCAGCCTGGTTAGCTTTACTAATAGGAATTGTGCTGTTAGCGATTGCTTTTCTTATATTCGCTATCAGTCAAAATTTTATATTAACTGTCGTTATCTATTTTGCGTCAGCAATTTCTTTAAGATTTTATTTACGTAAGAAGTTTGCACACAGAGCCGTTTTTACACATAAAAGCTAACCCTGTACAAATATAATAAGGAAGATAAAATGAATAAATTTATTGTTACATCCTTTTTTATTGCAATATTTTCAATTTCTGGCTGTTCTACATCCGGCAACCAAAAAATCAAAAATGAAACGGCACAAAGTCTACAATCAAAAATAATTAAAAACAAAACAACTAAGGCAGAGCTACTTGCTCAACTTGGTGAGCCTGACACCAGAACGACTCTTGACGATGGCAACGAGCAA
It encodes:
- a CDS encoding relaxase/mobilization nuclease domain-containing protein, with the protein product MKGMRKIRRGKNFAGVVQYALKPGEHHKSDPIVIGGNMLSDSAFELIAEFDGTKQLRPDVQKAVWHNSLRLPDGESLTAEQWSSIADDYMRRMGFSDTHLRCYVLHDDDGQHIHIIASRIDLNGGKLYLGRNENLISTQIISKLEVAHGLTVTKTASPTSQAQPKRKRVSRNEKMLSERTGVLSPREALQQILDKSLSDKPDLLTFTKRMEEAEVGWTANVASTGKMNGFSFSYRDIAFKASQLGKGYSWANLQKQLNYNPDHLEAIRATKEAIPAPAPAPAPAPAPAPAPAPAPAPAPAPAPAPAPATILRTAERRESIGGKIAELDLRLREDKRNEIVEKILQKNAVKQQKHLRLSSWFPFLQRLIELLRSYGKSILHKPHPGFSKLYATRLLHKERKIHL